Proteins encoded together in one Labeo rohita strain BAU-BD-2019 chromosome 21, IGBB_LRoh.1.0, whole genome shotgun sequence window:
- the tmem45b gene encoding transmembrane protein 45B, which yields MANFKGHALPGSFFLLFGLWWSIKYPFRQIRKKKDRQHGDRGRQMHTVLFNRIDLVEGALKIFFAFVGIMAEQFVPDGPHAHLYKDGWVKLMNWQHSTMYLFFGISGIADVLSMSSRHVPVGLDRLSLSLALFVEGFLFYFHVHNRPPLDQHIHSLLLYAVFGGAASTMMEVFKRENIVLELLRCSLAILQGTWFYQIGFVLYPLNGEEWDLDRHDNIMFITMCFCWHFAVALLIVGICYCSVFWASKWCERRQLGDMEMGLRKSTASDSSSQKALLQESDEE from the exons ATGGCCAACTTCAAGGGACATGCATTACCTGGTTCATTCTTCCTGCTGTTTGGCCTGTGGTGGTCGATAAAGTACCCGTTCAGACAGATACGGAAGAAAAAAGACAGGCAACATGGAGACAGAGGCAGACAAATGCACACTGTACTGTTCAACCGCATAGATTTAGTTGAAGGAGCTCTGAagatcttttttgcatttgttg GGATCATGGCTGAGCAGTTTGTGCCTGATGGCCCTCATGCACATCTGTATAAGGATGGCTGGGTGAAGCTGATGAACTGGCAGCACAGCACCATGTACTTGTTCTTTGGTATTTCTGGCATTGCAGATGTTCTCAGCATGTCTTCTCGCCACGTGCCAGTTGGTCTTGACCGCCTCTCCCTTTCTTTAGCTCTCTTTGTGGAAG GGTTCCTTTTCTATTTCCATGTTCACAATCGTCCCCCTCTGGACCAGCACATTCACTCTCTGCTTCTGTATGCGGTGTTTGGTGGAGCCGCCAGCACAATGATGGAGGTGTTTAAGCGAGAAAACATAGTGCTGGAACTGCTCAGGTGCAGTTTGGCCATCCTACAAGGGACATGGTTCTATCAG aTTGGGTTTGTGCTGTATCCTCTAAATGGAGAAGAGTGGGATCTGGACAGACATGACAACATCATGTTCATCACCATGTGCTTCTGCTGGCATTTTGCTGTGGCTCTTCTGATTGTGGGCATCTGCTACTGTAGCGTTTTTTG GGCTTCAAAATGGTGTGAAAGAAGGCAGCTAGGCGACATGGAGATGGGCCTCAGAAAGAGCACTGCTTCAGATTCTAGCTCCCAGAAGGCTTTGCTCCAGGAATCAGATGAAGAGTAG
- the gng8 gene encoding guanine nucleotide-binding protein G(I)/G(S)/G(O) subunit gamma-8 encodes MSNNMAKIADARKTVEQLKLEVNIDRMMVSKAAAELMAYCESHAKEDPLVTPVPSSENPFREKKIFCTVL; translated from the exons ATGTCTAATAACATGGCCAAGATTGCAGATGCACGAAAAACAGTGGAACAACTCAAACTGGAGGTTAATATTGACAGGATGATG GTATCCAAAGCAGCAGCTGAGCTGATGGCTTACTGTGAGTCCCATGCAAAAGAAGACCCCCTGGTGACCCCCGTACCATCTTCAGAAAACCCCTTTAGAGAGAAAAAGATTTTCTGTACAGTTCTGTAG